In Escherichia ruysiae, a genomic segment contains:
- the aceA gene encoding isocitrate lyase translates to MKTRTQQIEELQKEWTQPRWEGITRPYSAEDVVKLRGSVNPECTLAQLGAAKMWRLLHGESKKGYINSLGALTGGQALQQAKAGIEAVYLSGWQVAADANLAASMYPDQSLYPANSVPAVVERINNTFRRADQIQWSAGIEPGDPRYVDYFLPIVADAEAGFGGVLNAFELMKAMIEAGAAAVHFEDQLASVKKCGHMGGKVLVPTQEAIQKLVAARLAADVTGVPTLLVARTDADAADLITSDCDPYDSEFITGERTSEGFFRTHAGIEQAISRGLAYAPYADLVWCETSTPDLELARRFAEAIHAKYPGKLLAYNCSPSFNWQKNLDDKTIASFQQQLSDMGYKFQFITLAGIHSMWFNMFDLANAYAQGEGMKHYVEKVQQPEFAAAKDGYTFVSHQQEVGTGYFDKVTTIIQGGTSSVTALTGSTEESQF, encoded by the coding sequence ATGAAAACCCGTACACAACAAATTGAAGAATTACAGAAAGAGTGGACTCAACCGCGTTGGGAAGGCATTACCCGTCCGTACAGCGCGGAAGATGTGGTGAAATTACGCGGTTCGGTCAATCCGGAATGTACGCTGGCGCAACTGGGTGCGGCGAAAATGTGGCGTCTGCTGCACGGCGAGTCGAAAAAAGGCTACATCAACAGCCTCGGTGCACTGACTGGCGGTCAGGCGCTGCAACAGGCGAAAGCGGGTATCGAAGCGGTTTACCTGTCTGGCTGGCAGGTAGCGGCGGACGCTAACCTGGCGGCCAGCATGTATCCGGACCAGTCGCTCTACCCGGCAAACTCGGTGCCTGCAGTGGTGGAGCGGATCAACAACACCTTCCGTCGTGCGGATCAGATCCAGTGGTCTGCTGGCATTGAGCCGGGCGATCCGCGCTATGTCGATTACTTCCTGCCGATCGTTGCCGATGCGGAAGCCGGTTTTGGCGGTGTACTTAATGCCTTTGAACTGATGAAAGCGATGATTGAAGCCGGTGCAGCGGCAGTTCACTTCGAAGATCAGCTGGCATCAGTGAAGAAATGCGGTCACATGGGCGGCAAAGTTTTGGTGCCAACTCAGGAAGCTATTCAGAAACTGGTCGCGGCGCGTCTGGCTGCTGACGTGACGGGCGTTCCAACCCTACTGGTTGCTCGTACCGATGCCGATGCGGCGGATCTGATTACCTCCGATTGCGACCCGTATGACAGCGAATTTATTACCGGCGAGCGTACCAGTGAAGGCTTCTTCCGTACTCATGCGGGCATTGAGCAAGCGATCAGCCGTGGCCTGGCGTATGCGCCATATGCTGACCTGGTATGGTGTGAAACCTCCACGCCAGACCTGGAATTGGCGCGTCGCTTTGCGGAAGCTATCCACGCGAAATATCCGGGCAAACTGCTGGCTTATAACTGCTCGCCGTCGTTCAACTGGCAGAAAAACCTCGACGACAAAACTATCGCCAGCTTCCAGCAGCAGCTGTCGGATATGGGCTACAAGTTCCAGTTCATCACCCTGGCGGGGATCCACAGCATGTGGTTTAACATGTTCGACCTGGCAAACGCCTATGCACAGGGCGAGGGTATGAAGCATTATGTTGAGAAAGTGCAACAGCCAGAATTTGCTGCTGCAAAAGATGGCTATACCTTCGTTTCTCACCAGCAAGAAGTGGGCACAGGCTACTTCGATAAAGTGACGACCATTATTCAGGGCGGCACGTCGTCAGTTACCGCGCTGACCGGCTCCACCGAAGAATCGCAGTTCTAA
- the aceB gene encoding malate synthase A yields the protein MTEQATTTDELAFTRPYGEQEKQILTAEAVEFLTELVTHFTPQRNKLLAARIQQQQEIDNGTLPDFISETASIRDGGWKIRGIPADLEDRRVEITGPVERKMVINALNANVKVFMADFEDSLAPDWNKVIDGQINLRDAVNGTISYTNESGKIYQLKPNPAVLICRVRGLHLPEKHVTWRGEAIPGSLFDFALYFFHNYQALLAKGSGPYFYLPKTQSWQEAAWWSEVFSYAEDRFNLPRGTIKATLLIETLPAVFQMDEILYALRDHIVGLNCGRWDYIFSYIKTLKNYSDRVLPDRQAVTMDKPFLNAYSRLLIKTCHKRGAFAMGGMAAFIPSKDEERNNQVLNKVKADKSLEANNGHDGTWIAHPGLADTAMAVFNDILGSRKNQLEVMREKDAPITADQLLAPCDGERTEEGMRANIRVAVQYIEAWISGNGCVPIYGLMEDAATAEISRTSIWQWIHHQKTLSNGKPVTKALFRQMLGEEMKVIASELGEERFSQGRFDDAARLMEQITTSDELIDFLTLPGYRLLA from the coding sequence ATGACTGAACAGGCAACAACAACCGATGAACTGGCTTTCACAAGGCCGTATGGCGAGCAGGAGAAGCAAATCCTTACTGCCGAAGCGGTAGAATTTCTGACTGAGCTGGTGACGCATTTTACGCCACAACGCAATAAACTTCTGGCAGCGCGCATTCAGCAGCAGCAGGAAATTGATAACGGAACGTTGCCTGATTTTATTTCGGAAACAGCTTCCATTCGTGATGGCGGTTGGAAAATTCGCGGGATTCCTGCGGACTTAGAAGATCGCCGCGTAGAGATTACCGGACCCGTTGAGCGCAAGATGGTGATCAACGCGCTGAACGCCAATGTGAAAGTCTTTATGGCCGATTTCGAGGATTCACTGGCTCCGGACTGGAACAAAGTGATCGACGGGCAAATTAACCTGCGTGATGCGGTTAACGGCACCATCAGTTACACCAACGAATCCGGCAAAATTTATCAACTCAAACCCAATCCGGCTGTTTTGATTTGTCGGGTACGCGGTCTGCACTTGCCGGAAAAACATGTCACCTGGCGCGGCGAAGCGATCCCAGGCAGCCTGTTTGATTTTGCCCTCTATTTCTTCCACAACTACCAGGCGCTATTAGCAAAAGGCAGCGGTCCCTATTTCTATCTGCCGAAAACCCAGTCCTGGCAGGAAGCGGCCTGGTGGAGCGAAGTCTTTAGCTATGCCGAAGATCGCTTTAATCTGCCGCGCGGCACTATCAAGGCGACGTTGCTGATCGAAACGCTGCCTGCCGTGTTCCAGATGGACGAAATTCTCTATGCGTTGCGCGACCATATTGTGGGTCTGAATTGCGGTCGCTGGGATTACATCTTCAGCTATATCAAAACGTTGAAAAACTATTCCGATCGTGTCCTGCCAGACAGACAGGCTGTGACGATGGATAAACCGTTCCTTAATGCCTACTCACGCCTGTTAATCAAAACCTGCCATAAACGCGGCGCATTTGCGATGGGCGGCATGGCGGCGTTTATTCCGAGCAAAGATGAAGAGCGCAATAACCAGGTGCTCAACAAAGTGAAAGCGGATAAATCGCTGGAAGCGAATAACGGTCACGATGGCACATGGATCGCCCATCCAGGCCTTGCTGATACCGCAATGGCGGTTTTCAACGACATCCTCGGCTCCCGCAAAAATCAGCTTGAGGTGATGCGCGAAAAAGACGCGCCGATTACTGCCGATCAACTGCTGGCACCTTGTGACGGTGAACGCACCGAAGAAGGTATGCGCGCCAATATTCGCGTAGCTGTCCAGTACATTGAGGCATGGATCTCCGGCAACGGTTGTGTGCCGATTTATGGCCTGATGGAAGATGCGGCGACGGCTGAAATCTCCCGTACTTCCATCTGGCAGTGGATCCATCATCAAAAAACCTTGAGTAATGGCAAACCGGTGACCAAAGCCCTGTTCCGCCAGATGCTGGGGGAAGAGATGAAGGTCATTGCCAGCGAACTGGGCGAAGAGCGTTTCTCCCAGGGGCGTTTTGACGACGCCGCACGCCTGATGGAACAGATCACCACTTCTGATGAGTTAATTGATTTCCTGACCCTGCCAGGCTACCGCCTGTTAGCGTAA
- the metA gene encoding homoserine O-acetyltransferase MetA produces the protein MPIRVPDELPAVNFLREENVFVMTTSRASGQEIRPLKVLILNLMPKKIETENQFLRLLSNSPLQVDIQLLRIDSRESRNTPAEHLNNFYCNFEDIQEQNFDGLIVTGAPLGLVEFYDVAYWPQIKQVLEWSKDHVTSTLFVCWAVQAALNILYGIPKQTRTDKLSGVYEHHILHPHALLTRGFDDSFLAPHSRYADFPAALIRDYTDLEILAETEEGDAYLFASKDKRIAFVTGHPEYDAQTLAQEYFRDVEAGLNPDVPYNYFPHNDPQNKPRASWRSHGNLLFTNWLNYYVYQITPYDLRHMNPTLD, from the coding sequence ATGCCGATTCGTGTGCCGGACGAGCTGCCCGCCGTCAATTTCTTGCGTGAAGAAAATGTCTTTGTGATGACAACTTCTCGCGCGTCTGGTCAGGAAATTCGTCCGCTAAAGGTGCTTATCCTTAACCTGATGCCGAAGAAGATCGAAACTGAAAATCAGTTTTTACGCCTGCTTTCAAACTCACCTTTGCAGGTCGATATTCAGCTGTTGCGCATCGATTCCCGTGAATCGCGCAACACGCCCGCAGAGCATCTGAATAATTTTTACTGCAACTTTGAAGATATTCAGGAACAGAACTTTGATGGTCTGATTGTAACTGGCGCGCCACTGGGTCTGGTGGAGTTTTATGACGTCGCTTACTGGCCGCAGATCAAACAGGTGCTGGAGTGGTCGAAAGATCACGTCACCTCAACGCTGTTTGTCTGTTGGGCGGTACAGGCCGCGCTCAATATCCTCTACGGCATTCCTAAGCAAACCCGCACCGACAAACTCTCTGGCGTTTACGAGCATCATATTCTCCATCCCCATGCGCTTCTGACGCGTGGCTTTGATGATTCATTTCTGGCGCCACATTCGCGTTATGCAGACTTTCCGGCAGCGTTGATTCGTGATTACACCGATCTGGAAATTCTGGCGGAGACAGAAGAAGGGGACGCATATCTGTTTGCCAGCAAAGATAAGCGCATTGCCTTTGTAACGGGGCATCCGGAATACGATGCGCAAACGCTGGCACAGGAATATTTCCGCGATGTGGAAGCCGGGCTAAATCCGGATGTTCCGTATAACTATTTCCCGCACAACGACCCGCAAAACAAACCGCGAGCGAGCTGGCGTAGCCACGGCAATTTGCTGTTTACCAACTGGCTCAACTATTACGTTTACCAGATCACGCCATACGATCTACGCCATATGAATCCTACGCTGGATTAA